A stretch of the Terriglobales bacterium genome encodes the following:
- a CDS encoding PDZ domain-containing protein, with amino-acid sequence MRTWMMRAMAVVLLVPSMAAARQAGVMIYGEGDPSQPAVWAVGGDDESMVMLGGRKAYLGVDVADVTADRMSALKLKEERGVEVRLVDQDAPAGKSGLKVGDVILDFNGQRVESAEALRRMIHETPPGRSVKLGISREGQPMTLTATLGDRSKMYAKKYKMVMPKMPKVPAMEVMVRTSVARNGLVVENLTNQLGDFFGVKDGAGVLVRSVEKGSPAEASGFRAGDVIVSVGSEKIADTGDWRSAMRRQKSGALSVGIIREKKTQTLTLNLPERRGNDDSSMLRFDLPEFDLDFDMDDFRQDMDELRLEMEKIKPEVERVRREARTQAAQAREQAVQVLRLSRADVQRSMEQAKREMRRQIEEQRRVIEQQKRELKRQMSEIL; translated from the coding sequence ATGCGTACCTGGATGATGAGAGCGATGGCGGTGGTCCTGCTGGTGCCGTCGATGGCGGCGGCGAGACAGGCCGGGGTGATGATCTACGGCGAGGGCGATCCGTCGCAGCCCGCGGTGTGGGCCGTCGGCGGAGACGACGAGAGCATGGTGATGCTGGGAGGGCGCAAGGCCTACCTGGGCGTGGATGTCGCCGATGTCACCGCGGACCGCATGTCCGCGCTGAAGCTGAAGGAAGAGCGGGGCGTGGAAGTACGTTTGGTGGACCAGGATGCGCCGGCAGGCAAGTCGGGACTGAAGGTCGGCGACGTGATCCTCGACTTCAACGGGCAGCGGGTGGAGAGCGCTGAGGCGCTGCGGCGGATGATCCATGAGACGCCTCCGGGCCGGAGCGTGAAGCTGGGCATCAGCCGCGAAGGCCAGCCCATGACGCTGACCGCGACCCTCGGCGACCGCAGCAAGATGTACGCCAAGAAGTACAAGATGGTCATGCCCAAGATGCCGAAGGTGCCGGCGATGGAAGTGATGGTGCGCACCTCGGTGGCGCGCAACGGCCTAGTGGTGGAAAACCTGACCAACCAGCTGGGTGACTTCTTCGGCGTCAAGGACGGCGCCGGCGTGCTAGTGCGCTCAGTGGAGAAAGGCAGCCCGGCGGAGGCGTCGGGCTTCCGGGCGGGCGACGTGATCGTCAGCGTGGGCAGCGAGAAGATCGCGGATACGGGCGATTGGCGGAGCGCGATGCGCCGGCAAAAGAGCGGCGCGCTGTCGGTAGGCATCATCCGCGAAAAGAAGACGCAGACCCTCACCCTGAATCTGCCGGAGAGGAGGGGCAACGACGACTCCTCCATGCTGCGCTTCGACCTGCCGGAGTTCGACCTGGACTTCGACATGGATGACTTCCGGCAGGACATGGACGAGCTACGGCTGGAAATGGAAAAGATCAAGCCGGAAGTCGAGCGCGTCCGGCGCGAGGCGAGAACGCAGGCGGCCCAGGCCCGGGAGCAGGCGGTCCAGGTGCTGCGGCTGAGCCGGGCGGACGTGCAGCGCTCCATGGAGCAGGCGAAGCGGGAAATGCGTCGACAGATCGAAGAACAACGCCGGGTGATCGAGCAGCAGAAACGGGAGCTGAAGCGGCAGATGTCTGAAATCCTGTGA